In a single window of the Streptomyces cinnabarinus genome:
- a CDS encoding extracellular solute-binding protein produces the protein MTDSHLNRRTLLRYGAYGAGAAALAGTAASWDRLTGADIPGRDDGSLVVATLGPAYGPEAIRTLTDGFKELHPDIKLRINAVQAVDWSDFFAKILTQIAAGTAPDLVYVATEGVQLFAQRLGVALDKWVKRDAAELREYFADVHPSLVESMMYEGSLYQLPVEFNAADMYLNHQVLQRAGATFPAPDWTRDDFTALLRDMKKSSGSQFTPYFWTNRLWGGVVPWLFANGTNLLTESKAPGGDWLWDGFYPAAERSGRGGGFRWTTPQATDERVEEAYDYLASLIQEDLCTRPEGGNGQNLVGVFSTGRVGVTPAGGFWAGGLHLTGMGASDYDVQYFPRWRTQRMQFGAAGYALLRTSERQEEAWEFIKYAARRDTLMRLFETNQTTPARRSMLDAARYRETGPRHWQVFYDTLDKFPDTGPIPAPPQVAEVEQVLLKHTGTALASRRAVGPALRRMQSDLEKAMERDV, from the coding sequence ATGACCGACTCGCACCTCAACCGCCGCACCCTGCTGCGGTACGGCGCCTACGGCGCGGGAGCCGCCGCCCTGGCCGGCACCGCCGCCTCCTGGGACCGGCTCACCGGAGCCGACATCCCCGGCCGCGACGACGGCTCCCTCGTCGTCGCCACCCTCGGCCCCGCCTACGGCCCCGAGGCCATACGCACGCTCACCGACGGCTTCAAGGAGCTCCACCCCGACATCAAGCTGCGGATCAACGCGGTGCAGGCCGTCGACTGGTCGGACTTCTTCGCCAAGATCCTCACCCAGATCGCCGCCGGCACCGCCCCGGACCTCGTCTACGTCGCCACCGAGGGCGTCCAGTTGTTCGCGCAGCGCCTCGGAGTGGCCCTGGACAAGTGGGTGAAGCGGGACGCGGCAGAGCTGCGCGAGTACTTCGCCGACGTCCATCCCTCACTGGTGGAGTCGATGATGTACGAGGGGAGCCTGTACCAGCTGCCGGTCGAGTTCAACGCGGCCGACATGTACCTCAACCACCAGGTCCTCCAGCGCGCGGGCGCGACCTTCCCCGCCCCCGACTGGACCCGCGACGACTTCACCGCGCTGCTGCGGGACATGAAGAAGTCCAGCGGCTCGCAATTCACCCCGTACTTCTGGACCAACCGCCTGTGGGGCGGAGTGGTGCCCTGGCTCTTCGCCAACGGCACCAACCTCCTCACCGAGTCCAAGGCGCCGGGCGGCGACTGGCTGTGGGACGGCTTCTACCCGGCCGCCGAACGCTCCGGCCGCGGGGGCGGGTTCCGCTGGACGACCCCGCAGGCGACCGACGAACGGGTGGAGGAGGCGTACGACTATCTCGCCTCCCTCATCCAGGAGGACCTGTGCACCCGCCCCGAGGGCGGCAACGGCCAGAACCTCGTCGGAGTGTTCTCCACCGGCCGGGTCGGCGTCACGCCCGCGGGCGGCTTCTGGGCGGGCGGTCTGCATCTGACCGGAATGGGGGCGAGCGACTATGACGTGCAGTATTTCCCCCGCTGGCGCACCCAGCGCATGCAGTTCGGCGCCGCCGGCTACGCACTCCTGCGCACCTCCGAACGCCAGGAGGAGGCCTGGGAGTTCATCAAGTACGCCGCGCGCCGGGACACCCTGATGCGGCTGTTCGAGACCAACCAGACCACCCCCGCGCGCCGTTCGATGCTCGACGCGGCCCGCTACCGGGAGACCGGCCCACGGCACTGGCAGGTCTTCTACGACACCCTCGACAAGTTCCCCGACACCGGGCCGATCCCGGCGCCGCCGCAGGTCGCCGAGGTGGAGCAGGTGCTGCTCAAGCACACCGGCACGGCCCTGGCCTCCCGGCGCGCGGTGGGTCCCGCGCTGCGCCGGATGCAGAGCGACCTGGAGAAGGCCATGGAGCGTGACGTATGA
- a CDS encoding carbohydrate ABC transporter permease, whose product MTNTQIQAVRPRPAAPAPSAPRPSARDRGTRLLAALFLAPTVVGIVVFTVVPIAGSIVLSLFHWNVIDDPSFAGAANYRDVFGDSTVLVSFRNTLVFMVLAVALQLLIALVLALAVNGRMPMWLRSVFRSAFFFPLVLSAASISVVMKYLFNQDFGVVNWLIGLVGIAPVPWLTSENAAMTAVVLVYVWQQFGFSFLLFVGGLNNIPKEIHEAASLDGATGLRKHLTVTLPLLSPTLLVASVVGIINALQVFEQPYVLTNGGPGDSTRTVVMVIYESAFEQLRFGEASAVGVLLFVLIMAVTALQFRLSRRFVHYQ is encoded by the coding sequence ATGACGAACACCCAGATCCAGGCCGTACGGCCGCGTCCGGCGGCCCCCGCCCCGTCCGCCCCGCGGCCCTCCGCCCGGGACCGCGGCACACGGCTGCTGGCCGCGCTGTTCCTGGCGCCGACCGTCGTCGGCATCGTGGTCTTCACCGTCGTACCGATCGCCGGATCGATCGTGCTGAGCCTGTTCCACTGGAACGTCATCGACGACCCGAGCTTCGCAGGCGCGGCCAACTACCGTGACGTGTTCGGCGATTCGACGGTGCTCGTCTCGTTCCGCAACACGCTGGTGTTCATGGTGCTCGCGGTCGCGCTGCAACTGCTGATCGCGCTGGTGCTGGCGCTGGCGGTGAACGGGCGGATGCCGATGTGGCTGCGCTCGGTGTTCCGGTCGGCGTTCTTCTTCCCGCTGGTGCTGTCCGCGGCCTCGATCTCGGTGGTGATGAAGTACCTGTTCAACCAGGACTTCGGGGTGGTCAACTGGCTGATCGGGCTGGTCGGGATCGCGCCGGTGCCCTGGCTGACGTCGGAGAACGCGGCGATGACGGCGGTCGTCCTGGTCTATGTCTGGCAGCAGTTCGGCTTCTCCTTCCTGCTGTTCGTCGGCGGGCTGAACAACATCCCCAAGGAGATCCACGAGGCGGCCTCGCTGGACGGCGCGACGGGTCTGCGCAAGCACCTCACGGTCACCCTGCCGCTACTGTCGCCGACGCTGCTGGTCGCCTCGGTTGTCGGCATCATCAACGCCCTCCAGGTCTTCGAGCAGCCCTACGTCCTGACCAACGGCGGACCCGGCGACTCCACCCGCACCGTCGTGATGGTCATCTACGAGAGCGCCTTCGAGCAGCTCCGCTTCGGCGAGGCGTCCGCGGTGGGCGTGCTGCTGTTCGTCCTGATCATGGCGGTGACCGCCCTCCAGTTCCGGCTCAGCCGGCGTTTCGTCCACTACCAGTGA
- a CDS encoding carbohydrate ABC transporter permease: MSQATLNLSRARHSLAPWARITGLAGCALLTLGPVIWTVSTSLRTPAESFDLPPRIIPTDPTVDSYRGVFEQLDVWLLALNSTLVTALIAVGQMITAGLAGYAFARLEFRFKKPLFGLVLATMMVPLQVTIVPVFLVLKSMGLTDTLLGLIIPAFPTAFGTFLMRQYFLGMPKDLGEAAMLDGCGPWRTFRSVYAPLAAPGLAIVGVLAFNYHWNEFFRPLILETSAQNYTLPLGLVSLQGNLGTGSISVVLAGVVLSMIPAVAVFVVGQRPLREGITSAGVNR, from the coding sequence ATGAGCCAAGCGACGTTGAACCTCAGCCGTGCCCGGCACTCGCTCGCGCCCTGGGCGCGGATCACCGGTCTCGCCGGGTGCGCCCTGCTGACCCTCGGGCCGGTCATCTGGACGGTGTCGACCTCCCTGCGCACCCCGGCCGAGTCCTTCGACCTGCCCCCGAGGATCATCCCGACGGATCCGACCGTGGACTCCTATCGCGGGGTCTTCGAGCAGCTCGACGTCTGGCTGCTCGCGCTGAACTCGACGCTGGTGACCGCGCTGATCGCGGTCGGCCAGATGATCACCGCCGGGCTCGCCGGGTACGCCTTCGCGCGCCTGGAGTTCCGTTTCAAGAAGCCGCTGTTCGGGCTGGTGCTGGCGACGATGATGGTGCCGCTCCAGGTCACCATCGTGCCGGTGTTCCTGGTGCTGAAGTCGATGGGCCTGACCGACACCCTGCTCGGTCTGATCATCCCGGCCTTCCCGACCGCGTTCGGCACCTTCCTGATGCGCCAGTACTTCCTCGGTATGCCCAAGGACCTCGGCGAGGCGGCGATGCTGGACGGCTGCGGGCCCTGGCGGACCTTCCGCTCGGTCTACGCCCCGCTCGCCGCACCGGGGCTCGCGATCGTCGGCGTGCTGGCCTTCAACTACCACTGGAACGAGTTCTTCCGCCCGCTGATCCTGGAGACCTCCGCCCAGAACTACACCCTGCCGCTGGGCCTGGTCTCGCTCCAGGGCAATCTCGGCACCGGCTCGATCTCGGTCGTGCTCGCCGGTGTCGTGCTCTCCATGATCCCCGCCGTCGCCGTGTTCGTCGTCGGCCAGCGCCCTCTGCGCGAGGGCATCACGTCCGCAGGAGTCAACCGTTGA
- a CDS encoding glycoside hydrolase family 32 protein, translated as MSHAPASLDPNAPRFRVRPPANWVNDPNGPFRWRGRHHLFYQHNPDAPVHNNVHWGHVSSADLVTWEHHPVALTPTPGGPDEAGCWSGCVVDDGGVPTAVYTGVDHGHTGLGTVCLARAADPDDPTLAEWRPLPTPVVPGPPAGLDVVMFRDPFVLRSGGRRRALLGVGHADGTPSVLLYDCDDLTDWRFAGVLLDGNDPVATEAFGDRAVGWECPQMYATAGGDHVLVVSLWDGDPWATGYLTGRLTPCESDELRFEARGGGRLDQGRDFYAPAVLQEDGRALMWGWSWEAREQGEVDRAGWAGVLSAPRVVDVHEDGALRVVPAPELELLRADEPFMTAPGRRSLLPHAYDLTVTAVAPTTVTLLRSAAGAELTVGLDPADGVVTLDRSGWPRTGREGSEPIEVRVPGGPELGIRVLVDGSLLELFVGDRATVTERVYRRPDDVPELTVTGAGSVVTGWELVPPTTG; from the coding sequence TTGAGCCACGCCCCCGCCTCCCTGGACCCCAACGCCCCCCGCTTCCGGGTCCGTCCGCCCGCCAACTGGGTCAACGACCCCAACGGCCCGTTCCGTTGGCGGGGCCGGCATCACCTGTTCTACCAGCACAACCCGGACGCGCCCGTGCACAACAACGTCCACTGGGGTCATGTCTCCAGCGCCGACCTGGTGACCTGGGAGCACCATCCGGTCGCGCTCACGCCGACACCCGGCGGGCCGGACGAGGCGGGGTGCTGGTCCGGGTGCGTGGTCGACGACGGTGGAGTGCCGACCGCGGTGTACACGGGCGTCGACCACGGGCACACCGGTCTCGGCACGGTCTGCCTGGCCCGGGCAGCCGACCCCGACGACCCCACGCTCGCCGAGTGGCGGCCGCTGCCCACGCCGGTTGTCCCCGGGCCGCCCGCCGGCCTGGACGTGGTGATGTTCCGCGACCCGTTCGTCCTCCGCAGCGGCGGCCGACGCCGGGCCCTGCTCGGCGTGGGCCACGCCGACGGAACGCCCTCGGTGCTGCTGTACGACTGCGACGACCTCACCGACTGGCGGTTCGCGGGCGTGCTGCTGGACGGCAACGACCCGGTGGCGACTGAGGCGTTCGGCGACCGTGCGGTGGGCTGGGAGTGCCCGCAGATGTACGCGACCGCCGGTGGTGACCACGTCCTGGTCGTCTCGCTGTGGGACGGCGACCCATGGGCGACGGGTTATCTGACGGGCCGTCTGACGCCGTGCGAGTCCGACGAGTTGCGATTCGAGGCGCGCGGGGGCGGGCGGCTGGACCAGGGACGGGACTTCTACGCTCCCGCGGTGCTCCAGGAGGACGGCCGCGCCCTGATGTGGGGCTGGAGCTGGGAGGCGCGGGAGCAGGGCGAGGTGGACCGCGCCGGGTGGGCGGGGGTCCTCAGCGCGCCACGGGTCGTCGACGTCCACGAGGACGGGGCACTGCGGGTCGTACCGGCGCCGGAGCTGGAACTGCTGCGCGCGGACGAGCCGTTCATGACGGCACCGGGTAGGCGGTCCCTGCTGCCGCACGCGTACGACCTGACGGTCACCGCGGTCGCCCCGACGACGGTGACTCTGCTGAGGTCCGCAGCGGGAGCGGAGCTGACGGTAGGGCTGGATCCGGCCGACGGTGTCGTGACGCTGGACCGCTCCGGGTGGCCACGTACGGGCCGGGAAGGTTCGGAGCCGATCGAGGTGCGGGTGCCCGGCGGACCGGAGCTGGGGATACGGGTCCTGGTGGACGGCTCCCTGCTGGAGCTGTTCGTCGGGGACCGGGCGACGGTCACCGAGCGGGTCTACCGGCGCCCGGACGACGTACCGGAGCTCACGGTGACGGGTGCGGGCTCCGTCGTCACAGGGTGGGAGCTGGTCCCACCGACGACCGGGTGA
- a CDS encoding LacI family DNA-binding transcriptional regulator: MGAGEERQPAGSARPTSRDVARLAGVSHTAVSFVFNGRAEGNLSHATQERIRQAAAQLGYRPDPVARGLRRRRTAVIGLVTDEIASSPFAGRLLRGAMETAWDSDHLVLTVDSGGDPAKEDAAVAELLDRRVDGIIYAAMSLRRVRVPEGLHRTHSVLANCLPEDDSLPAVIPAERAGGRTAARLLLEQGHRRVAHIGGLDDIASVERLRGFRHALRAEGITVPDEWVVRTGGEISGGYEGALRILADVPADRRPTGIFSYNDRVAAGVVHAATRLGITVPGELSVVGYDDQEHMAAFLTPPLTTVALPHRAMGEAAARLLLDAIDTGRTPPATTRRLACDVVTRSSVGPAPTL, from the coding sequence ATGGGTGCAGGTGAGGAGAGGCAGCCGGCGGGATCCGCGCGGCCCACGTCACGGGATGTCGCACGGCTCGCCGGGGTGTCGCACACCGCCGTGTCCTTCGTCTTCAACGGCCGCGCCGAGGGCAACCTCTCGCACGCCACCCAGGAGCGCATCCGGCAGGCCGCCGCCCAGCTCGGCTACCGGCCCGACCCTGTGGCCCGCGGTCTGCGGCGCCGTCGTACGGCCGTGATCGGCCTGGTCACCGATGAGATCGCCTCCTCGCCCTTCGCGGGACGGCTGCTGCGCGGCGCGATGGAGACCGCCTGGGACAGCGACCACCTCGTGCTGACCGTGGACTCCGGCGGCGACCCGGCCAAGGAGGACGCCGCGGTCGCCGAACTCCTCGACCGGCGCGTCGACGGCATCATCTACGCGGCCATGTCCCTGCGCCGGGTCCGCGTCCCGGAGGGACTGCACCGCACGCACTCCGTCCTCGCCAACTGCCTGCCCGAGGACGACTCCCTGCCCGCCGTCATCCCGGCCGAGCGCGCGGGCGGGCGCACGGCGGCCCGGCTGCTGCTGGAACAGGGGCACCGCCGTGTCGCCCACATCGGCGGACTCGACGACATCGCGTCCGTCGAGCGGCTGCGCGGTTTCCGCCACGCGCTGCGGGCGGAGGGGATCACCGTCCCCGACGAGTGGGTGGTACGGACCGGCGGCGAGATCTCCGGCGGGTACGAGGGCGCGCTGCGGATCCTCGCCGACGTGCCCGCCGACCGCCGTCCGACCGGCATCTTCAGCTACAACGACCGGGTCGCGGCAGGCGTCGTGCACGCCGCGACCCGGCTCGGCATCACCGTCCCCGGGGAGCTGTCGGTGGTCGGCTACGACGACCAGGAACACATGGCCGCGTTCCTCACCCCGCCCCTCACGACGGTGGCCCTCCCGCACCGGGCGATGGGCGAGGCCGCAGCCCGGCTCCTGCTGGACGCCATCGACACGGGCCGCACCCCGCCGGCCACCACCCGGCGGCTCGCCTGCGACGTGGTCACCCGGTCGTCGGTGGGACCAGCTCCCACCCTGTGA
- a CDS encoding sulfite exporter TauE/SafE family protein, whose product MDWTVWTGLAAGLLIASVTAPVGVSGAVFLLPVHLSVFGVPSPAVTPTNLLFNVVAGPGALWRYRRDGALRGGLARRLIVGTLPGVVIGAAIRVFALPGPGVFRLLVAGLLLPLGGWLCVRTLVPAHRRTITAAEPSPAGLTLLAVTVGIVGGIYGIGGGSLLGPVLAARGLPMARVAPAALAATFATSVVGAGTYALLSLVGPGDAAPDWWLGLACGLGGLAGGYLGARLQPQLPETVLRLLLGGLAATVGALYAVQSLT is encoded by the coding sequence ATGGACTGGACGGTGTGGACCGGTCTTGCCGCCGGTCTGCTGATCGCGTCGGTGACCGCGCCCGTCGGTGTGTCCGGGGCGGTGTTCCTGCTCCCGGTCCATCTCAGCGTCTTCGGCGTGCCGAGCCCGGCGGTCACGCCGACGAATCTGCTGTTCAACGTGGTGGCCGGGCCGGGCGCCCTGTGGCGGTACCGCCGCGACGGCGCCCTGCGCGGCGGCCTGGCCCGGCGCCTGATCGTCGGCACCCTCCCCGGTGTCGTCATCGGTGCCGCGATCCGCGTCTTCGCCCTCCCCGGGCCGGGGGTCTTCCGGCTGCTGGTCGCAGGTCTGCTGCTGCCGCTCGGCGGGTGGCTCTGCGTCCGCACCCTCGTCCCGGCCCATCGCCGGACGATCACGGCGGCGGAGCCGTCCCCGGCGGGGCTCACCCTGCTGGCCGTGACGGTGGGGATCGTCGGCGGCATCTACGGCATCGGCGGCGGATCCCTGCTCGGACCGGTCCTTGCCGCAAGGGGTCTGCCGATGGCGCGGGTGGCGCCTGCCGCGCTCGCCGCGACGTTCGCCACCTCGGTCGTCGGCGCGGGCACGTACGCGCTGCTGTCCCTGGTCGGTCCCGGCGACGCCGCACCCGACTGGTGGCTCGGGCTCGCCTGCGGGCTGGGCGGCCTGGCCGGGGGCTATCTCGGCGCCCGCCTCCAGCCCCAGCTGCCCGAGACCGTCCTGCGTCTCCTCCTCGGCGGCCTGGCCGCGACCGTCGGAGCGCTCTACGCGGTGCAGAGCCTGACCTGA
- a CDS encoding cupin domain-containing protein: MRFALRSAVTSAVAAATLLVGGAGTAQATPPGPGVTGRVISQTTIGATDYILREITVPPGQATGWHFHDGPLYGVVKKGTLSHFDSTCASDGVYPKGSFIEEPAGPGNVHIGRNLGDTAIVLEVLYVLPHGAPFSQDAPNPGCGFQ; this comes from the coding sequence ATGCGCTTCGCGCTCCGTTCCGCCGTCACCTCCGCGGTGGCCGCCGCCACCCTTCTCGTCGGCGGTGCCGGTACCGCCCAGGCCACTCCCCCGGGACCCGGGGTCACCGGACGGGTCATCAGCCAGACCACGATCGGCGCGACCGACTACATACTGCGGGAGATCACCGTCCCGCCCGGTCAGGCCACCGGGTGGCACTTCCACGACGGTCCGCTGTACGGGGTCGTGAAGAAGGGCACGCTGAGCCACTTCGACTCCACCTGCGCCTCCGACGGCGTCTATCCCAAGGGGAGTTTCATCGAGGAGCCCGCCGGGCCGGGCAATGTGCACATAGGCCGCAACCTCGGGGACACGGCCATCGTCCTCGAGGTGCTGTACGTGCTGCCGCACGGGGCGCCGTTCTCGCAGGACGCGCCGAACCCGGGCTGCGGCTTCCAGTGA
- a CDS encoding ATP-binding SpoIIE family protein phosphatase produces the protein MEQVAAAATIDAHGTVTAWSEGARTLTGYPAEEVVGRPAADLLAEDVSSAALVARAGRVLLRHRDEGTVAVTVSACPLLGPDGSDAGHVITTGRHREGPEATHGARAFEQASMAMSVFDTRQRYVRLNAAACRVMGVPEEVLLGRPFLETVEDAEHSHGFHGNLRQVAETGRPVHFESFTGAPALNRDHAWNIEMWPVRDDDGEVDGVALAAFDSSDQYWSRRRLALLNEAAASIGTTLDVVRTAEELVALMVPRYADFVSVDLLEWVLGADELPTVAEGDIVLRRVAHGSVHEGTPEAAVHLAETDVYRVFSPPARALHTGRAVLSQAGEPDFVRWVAERNARAPAGRPYRQGAHSMIAVPLRARGTTLGVVVGVRIAHPEDYSGDDIVLGEELASRAAVCIDNARRFARERSTALALQHSLLPRGLPGQVAVEVAHRYLPSGSPAGIGGDWFDVIPLSGSRVGLVVGDVVGHGIPSSATMGRLCTAVRTLADVDLPPDELLTHLDDLVTHLASDGHDDEVAELGATCLYSVYDPVSRRLTMAAAGHPPPAVLLPDGTASLVELSAGPPLGVGGLPFESVELRLPEGAVVALYTDGLIEERDRDLDHAGAELCRALATPADSLDTLCDTVLKAVMPEEPSDDVALLLARTRALGADRVATWDVPPDPAAVGIARQSATEQLAVWGLEETAFVTELVVSELVTNAIRYGEPPIQLRLIRNHSLICEVSDGSSTSPHLRRAHAYDEGGRGLLLVAQLTQRWGSRQTGRGKTIWAEQLLPPA, from the coding sequence ATGGAACAAGTCGCCGCAGCGGCGACCATCGACGCCCACGGCACGGTGACGGCGTGGAGCGAAGGTGCCCGGACCCTCACCGGATACCCGGCCGAGGAGGTCGTAGGACGCCCGGCGGCCGATCTGCTCGCCGAGGACGTGTCGTCCGCGGCGCTCGTGGCCCGCGCCGGGCGGGTCCTTCTGCGCCACCGTGACGAGGGCACCGTCGCCGTCACCGTGTCGGCATGCCCGCTGCTCGGCCCCGACGGCTCTGACGCGGGCCATGTGATCACCACCGGACGGCACCGCGAGGGCCCGGAGGCCACCCACGGCGCCCGCGCCTTCGAGCAGGCCTCGATGGCGATGTCCGTCTTCGACACCCGGCAGCGCTACGTACGGCTGAACGCGGCCGCCTGCCGGGTGATGGGCGTCCCCGAGGAGGTCCTGCTCGGCCGGCCCTTCCTGGAGACCGTCGAGGACGCCGAGCACAGCCACGGCTTCCACGGAAACCTGCGCCAGGTCGCCGAGACCGGCCGTCCCGTCCATTTCGAGAGCTTCACCGGCGCGCCCGCCCTCAACCGGGACCACGCCTGGAACATCGAGATGTGGCCGGTCCGGGACGACGACGGCGAGGTGGACGGCGTCGCGCTGGCGGCCTTCGACAGCAGCGACCAGTACTGGTCCCGGCGCCGACTCGCCCTCCTCAACGAGGCCGCCGCCTCCATCGGCACCACCCTGGACGTGGTCCGCACCGCCGAGGAACTCGTCGCCCTGATGGTGCCGCGGTACGCCGACTTCGTCAGCGTCGACCTGCTGGAGTGGGTCCTCGGCGCCGATGAACTGCCCACCGTGGCGGAGGGCGACATCGTGCTCAGGCGGGTCGCCCACGGCTCCGTCCACGAGGGCACCCCCGAGGCCGCCGTCCACCTCGCCGAGACCGATGTCTACCGCGTGTTCTCGCCACCGGCGCGCGCCCTGCACACCGGGCGGGCCGTGCTCAGCCAGGCCGGCGAGCCCGACTTCGTCCGCTGGGTCGCCGAGCGCAACGCCCGCGCCCCCGCCGGACGGCCGTACCGCCAAGGCGCCCACTCGATGATCGCCGTGCCGCTGCGGGCCCGTGGCACCACTCTCGGCGTGGTGGTGGGCGTGCGGATCGCGCACCCGGAGGACTACAGCGGCGATGACATCGTGCTGGGCGAGGAGCTGGCCAGCCGCGCCGCGGTCTGCATCGACAACGCCCGCCGGTTCGCCCGGGAGCGCAGCACCGCGCTCGCCCTCCAGCACAGCCTGCTGCCGCGCGGGCTGCCCGGGCAGGTGGCGGTGGAGGTCGCCCACCGCTATCTGCCGTCCGGTTCACCGGCCGGGATCGGCGGCGACTGGTTCGACGTGATCCCGCTCTCCGGCAGCCGGGTCGGCCTGGTCGTCGGCGACGTGGTCGGCCACGGCATCCCCTCCTCGGCGACCATGGGACGGCTCTGCACGGCCGTACGCACCCTCGCCGACGTGGACCTGCCGCCCGACGAACTGCTCACCCACCTCGACGACCTGGTCACCCACCTCGCCTCGGACGGCCATGACGACGAGGTCGCCGAACTCGGCGCCACCTGCCTCTACTCCGTCTACGACCCCGTCTCGCGCCGTCTGACGATGGCCGCCGCCGGGCATCCGCCCCCGGCCGTCCTGCTGCCCGACGGCACCGCGAGCCTGGTCGAGCTGTCCGCCGGACCCCCGCTCGGCGTCGGCGGACTGCCCTTCGAGTCCGTGGAGTTGCGGCTGCCCGAGGGCGCGGTCGTCGCCCTGTACACGGACGGCCTGATCGAGGAGCGCGACCGTGACCTCGACCACGCGGGCGCGGAGTTGTGCCGTGCGCTGGCCACACCCGCCGACTCGCTGGACACCCTGTGCGACACCGTGCTGAAGGCGGTCATGCCGGAGGAGCCCAGCGACGACGTGGCCCTGCTGCTGGCCCGCACCCGGGCGCTGGGCGCGGACCGCGTCGCCACCTGGGACGTGCCGCCGGACCCGGCCGCGGTGGGCATCGCCCGGCAGTCCGCCACCGAGCAACTGGCCGTCTGGGGCCTTGAGGAGACCGCCTTCGTCACCGAACTCGTCGTCAGCGAACTGGTCACCAACGCCATCCGCTACGGCGAACCCCCCATCCAGCTCAGGCTGATCCGCAACCACAGCCTCATCTGCGAGGTCTCCGACGGCAGTTCCACCTCACCCCATCTGCGCCGGGCCCACGCCTACGACGAGGGCGGTCGCGGACTCCTCCTGGTCGCCCAGCTCACCCAGCGCTGGGGCAGCAGACAGACCGGCCGCGGCAAGACGATCTGGGCCGAGCAACTGCTGCCGCCGGCCTGA
- a CDS encoding peroxiredoxin — MSARVEIGDTVEDFTLPDETGTDRRLSELLAEGPVVLFFYPAAMTPGCTAQACHFRDLAAEFAAVGARPVGVSGDPVERQQEFAGRHTLGMPLLSDPDGTVRERFGVKRGLSLAPTKRTTFVIGQDRKVLEVVRSELRMNTHADRALAALRGREG, encoded by the coding sequence TTGAGCGCACGCGTGGAGATCGGGGACACGGTCGAGGACTTCACCCTCCCCGACGAGACCGGTACCGACCGCAGGCTGTCCGAACTGCTGGCCGAGGGGCCGGTGGTCCTCTTCTTCTACCCCGCCGCCATGACCCCCGGCTGCACCGCGCAGGCCTGCCACTTCCGGGACCTGGCCGCCGAGTTCGCCGCCGTCGGCGCCCGGCCCGTCGGCGTCAGCGGCGATCCCGTCGAGCGCCAGCAGGAGTTCGCCGGTCGGCACACGCTCGGCATGCCGCTGCTGTCCGACCCCGACGGCACGGTCCGTGAGCGGTTCGGTGTGAAGCGTGGCCTCTCGCTGGCCCCGACCAAGCGGACCACCTTCGTCATAGGGCAGGACCGCAAGGTGCTGGAGGTCGTGCGCAGCGAACTGCGCATGAACACCCACGCCGACCGCGCGCTGGCGGCGCTGCGCGGCCGCGAGGGCTGA
- a CDS encoding MarR family winged helix-turn-helix transcriptional regulator, producing the protein MPTPPLPDVPASAEVTEIERALTRITYLSTRARRHERLMAVAGVPLDRAAVALLRQVADTEPLRPGELANRLGVEASHVTRTVQQLEKSGYVSRVPDPADRRAQRIELTETGRAAVARVRDAGTRGMQLALADWKPEELRQLATLFHRMVDDFLRYAADEEPEQYSAPA; encoded by the coding sequence ATGCCCACCCCACCGCTCCCGGACGTCCCCGCCTCCGCGGAAGTGACCGAGATCGAGCGCGCCCTCACGAGAATCACCTACCTGAGCACCCGTGCCCGTCGGCACGAGCGCCTGATGGCCGTGGCCGGAGTCCCGCTGGACCGGGCCGCCGTGGCGCTGCTGCGGCAGGTCGCGGACACCGAGCCGCTGCGCCCCGGGGAGCTGGCCAACCGGCTCGGGGTGGAGGCATCGCACGTCACCCGCACCGTGCAGCAGTTGGAGAAGTCCGGCTATGTCTCCCGGGTCCCCGACCCCGCCGACCGCCGGGCCCAGCGCATCGAGCTCACCGAGACCGGCCGCGCCGCCGTCGCCCGCGTCCGGGACGCCGGAACCCGCGGTATGCAGCTCGCCCTGGCCGACTGGAAGCCCGAGGAACTGCGGCAGCTCGCCACCCTGTTCCACCGCATGGTCGACGACTTCCTCCGGTACGCCGCCGACGAGGAACCGGAGCAGTACAGCGCCCCGGCCTGA